A window of the Archocentrus centrarchus isolate MPI-CPG fArcCen1 chromosome 9, fArcCen1, whole genome shotgun sequence genome harbors these coding sequences:
- the gas1a gene encoding growth arrest-specific protein 1a, with protein MANWYNGALVQSVCRTVRPFGYLILLFGYLSLASPSHGRRLICWQAIMNCQSEAECNYAFEHYNHACHPVLSGETKKCPSHCIASLIQLNLTKNGPALEDCSCGRDSICANAKRAIEPCLPRTTSTGCTEARQKCERDPQCSSAMHDYLNHCGKLFSGAVCTNACLNVIANMRKIPKGQLLETCVCDGTERAICEFVKNSMNLLCFDRSARYEASGSDEDDEDDYVYEDEPESGAFLPAAQYVLILLASMLALLPLF; from the coding sequence ATGGCAAACTGGTACAATGGTGCACTGGTACAGAGCGTCTGTAGAACTGTTCGGCCTTTTGGCTACTTGATTTTGCTTTTTGGCTATTTATCCTTGGCTTCGCCGTCCCATGGTCGGCGATTGATATGCTGGCAAGCCATCATGAACTGCCAAAGCGAGGCCGAATGCAACTATGCATTTGAACACTACAATCACGCGTGTCACCCAGTGTTGAGTGGGGAGACGAAGAAGTGTCCCAGCCACTGCATTGCCTCGCTTATCCAGCTCAACTTGACTAAAAACGGGCCGGCTCTGGAGGACTGCAGCTGCGGCCGCGATTCGATATGCGCAAACGCCAAACGGGCCATAGAGCCCTGCTTGCCAAGGACTACCAGCACAGGTTGCACGGAAGCCCGGCAAAAGTGCGAGAGAGACCCTCAGTGCAGCTCCGCAATGCACGATTATTTGAACCACTGCGGGAAACTTTTCAGCGGGGCAGTCTGCACAAACGCCTGCCTTAATGTGATCGCGAACATGCGTAAAATACCGAAGGGTCAGCTGCTGGaaacttgtgtgtgtgatggcaCAGAAAGGGCCATCTGTGAGTTTGTCAAGAACAGCATGAATTTGCTGTGCTTCGACAGGTCTGCCAGGTATGAGGCCAGTGGCTCCGACGAAGATGACGAAGACGACTATGTGTACGAGGACGAGCCAGAGAGCGGAGCGTTTCTCCCAGCGGCCCAGTATGTTTTGATCCTGCTGGCATCCATGTTGGCTCTGTTACCCCTCTTTTAA